The segment attttttgtttatcaccAAGGCTAACTTTTGCATAAAATAGTCAGATTTCAATAGGGTTTGTAGTAATCCtaaaaatttagtatattcgttcaaaaattaaatccgGACATGTGTTTATATagctaacatttttttttaataacctgtataaatataaacatatttatatactagaCTAGTCTAGTCATAGTCGTTACAcacagttatataaaatgtacctgtcaaaaaataatactgttttAGCTCATATTATTGTGTATCATCGGAATTAAATTTCTCTtagcattaaatttaaaccgtttcagtatgaaaatatttttgaaaccgTTTATAAATGTGTTGATTTTAAAACTGAACCATTTTTCACAACTGAGATTttacagtaatataaaaatgtctgtaTTCTATTGACAGGAATCGTGGTGTCGTCGATGGAGACCTATGCGTCGCTCGTTGTACACAAGCGTAAGCTCACACGGTTCAAAAACTGCTCCTACAAAAATCGAGCCAGAGAAATCTGACGGTAAGGTATATTCGGAaggaaaaacttaataatatttcaatacattttattacaaagtttaAGAGACCATCACCGGCACTATTAGTAAGTTTTAACGGATACATTATTGTatgtaatcataataatttaattccaaCTCAATGTATATCCTATCCTATAGGTATTAGGGGTTTTATTTACTCGTATATACTTTATCTTAATTtacaagaaataatatattaataatttaggcACAGATCACGACTTATTTAAgcgaaagtttttaaatacaattattgttaAGGGGacttattactatttaaactaTCATAACAGTTTTCTAAAACCTCAAATTCTTCAAAAATCATCTCCCCGAATTTTCCCACTGGGACGTTTCTTTGTTCTACACTGTCGTTAACGTAGTAAAACTTCTTTTCAAAGCTGTGTGGGTCGTCATTGTCTTGCTTGTCAGTTTGAGTTGCATGCCTCATGTCCTCTCTTGTATCTTGGACATTATCCATCGGTATGTTTGTTGCCTGGATAGAATTTGATTCGTCTATTGGTTTTGCAATAGCGTCTTCCTTCACTTCTTTAGCGTTTGTTGTTCTGGGTATCGTAtcattgtctttattttgaaatggtGTTTTAGCCATGCCCTTGCTATAACTTTCTAAgcgacatattttattttttacagagTTTTCCTCATCGTGCACTAACGGTGGGTCTTCTTTTGAATTCTGCTTTCTGTATTTTAATCTCGGGTTTCTTCCTTCATCGGTACCTGTTAGTTCTAAGCGGCTACTGCAACTATTTGACTTAAcaagtttgaatttaaatccTGGAAATTCCATCTGCTTCAGTTTGCCGTGTCGAGGAGTTTCTTTTTCAGCATTTTGTTTAGCTGTAAGTTGTCGATGCTTATCTGCTGCTAAACAAGAACACTTATCACCTCTACATTTTGTTTGACAGGAATAGCAGTCTCTGCTGCAGTTTTTTTGAAGACTTTTAATTTCATCCATTATCGCTTTAGTCATTGGACTAACAGTGGATCCTGGCTTAGAATTAAGCACTTTTCCTCCGTAGTAGGTTACTGAGGTCCCGCAatctcttattttttttaagatatctgGACTGACGTATTGACTTTCGCAACAAAAATCTTGGCTTGCTGAATCGCATAGATATTCGTCGCTGGAGCTATAAACATTatctttaatagttttttgcGAATATGGACTGAGTCCGTCTGTTTCGTATTCATTATTAGAACTAAGATCTCCGCTGGATACTCCACTTGAAAGACTAGCGTTGTCccattttttattaccaacATTTGTGTCGATTGTTAATTgacgtgttattttttttcttccatCAACCTTATTTACCTTTACTTCTTCGCTTAAATTTCTATACGACGTTGCTCTTCTCGTTAGTCCGGAATTTTCGTCAATTAAGGGAGGATCATGTGTCATTGGACTCTTCATTTTAAGGGTGTCCTCAAATAAGTTACGTACCTTTTTCACTGTATCTGGATTTGGAAGTTCCTCTTCtatgatttctttattaactCTAATTGGATGATAGAAAAAGTGCCTGCGAATGGCATTCTTTGATTTGTCCACTTGTGATGTACAATCAGGTTTCTTAAGTAATGTAGGTGGTATCTTACATGTGTctgttgtattttttctagGAGCTGGTTCAACTTTAGTTCTGACGGGTtctattattactatattattgttaactaGTAGTTCTTGAAAACTGTAATCCTGGAGATATTGTAAAAGACCATCGAATTGGGCTTCTTTTCGATAATTCGCTATCATGctgtttttaaacaattctgATTTCATCACTTTATACCTTACATGGTCAAATTCGTCACAACCCTTCTCATATCCTTTAGCTTTAATTAAGGTTGCCTGAGTTTTTTGGTTTTGATTGTCACTGCTTAATTCTACAATTTCGATGTCTGGAGTATCTCTACATATCTCCTGTTCGGATTTTGTAGATGGTTTTTCGATTTTCGGGTGATCGTAAATAGTTCTTGTTGTGTCTTTAACTATCTTTTCCACTGGTGCTTCTTCAATTTCAGAATCACTCTTAACTTTTTCTGTTTCTTCTTTCCACAATTGtagttttgtttgatttattttctttacactATCTACTATTTTTGCACTTTCTAATGTCTTTATAATGCTCCCTACTGAAACTTCTGGAACACATTTATGATTGTTGTTATCATTCTCATCGCGATTTGCGTTTTCTTCGTTTATATTTTCCACTGTTCCTTCTGTCTTGTCCTTATCGTCTTCCTTATTTTGATATTCAGGAGATTTTTCAATAAGTTTGGACCAGTAGTTTTTTACCGAGTTAATTTTTTCTTGATACTCTATATCCGTTTTTATTGCgttattaagtttttcttttacattattattttcgaaTTTGGATTCTTTAAAGTCGTTTTTACTCTCtaagttattcattttaacTGCACTAatgccttttttatttttatctgcaACAACTTCAtttagctttttattttttgaatcgATGACTTGAAGAACTTGTGGTCGGGTCATAGTGATTGATAAATTAGTGTCTGCAAGATTATTGTTACTGTCGTTTATAACCAACTTGGACGGCGGTCTTTGGTACTGGTTTTCTACTGCACTTTCATACAACGAGCTGTTTAGTTTTGGAATATTCTTTTTAacgattttatttagtttgattGTTATAAAAGGATCTcctgttatattatttgtaaatattttgttttcgcAAGTACCGTCTTCGGTATTGGTTGTTATTTTGATAGTCGTTGGATTTTGGTAACTTGGTTtcgaatttatattatcattgcTTTCAGGCTGTTTTTCCTTAACTGAGTATTTAGTTTGTTGTTCTGGTATAGATTGTGTAGGGGGATCAATGACAATAGTTTGATGACCACTTAGTGGAATAATGGAGACATTCGAATCTGGTGATGTTTTAAAAGATTGAACTCGCGAAATTAGTGAATGATTTTTGATTTGGTCACTAAATGATAGATTTGAAATTTTACGATGAATTGGTTTACTGAAACTTTTTTCTACTTGGTGTGGGCTTGGTATACGGATAGATTCAGTACCAGTTGGATTACGTTGACGAAGTGAATAGTGTTTATGAATCccagttttatttctttttctttgaagagatgtatttatattgtcgTTGGATAGTGActtcaatagttttatttccgGTTTGTTAGATATATTGGAGACTAACTTTAAGCTCTctgattttgttattattttattatttcgtattGTGCCttcaatttcatttacttCTCGTTCGTTTTGATGGTGATCTAATTGGTAATAAATAGTATCGTCTGCATAAGAACTGTCAATAGTTATTATGGATTTTAAATCGTCTTCCAGTTTTGTAAAGTTTTGAAGTAGTTGAGGTTCCGAATCTTCTTTATAATAGGAAGAGTTATCTTCAATGTCTACTTGACTTTTGTGTGAGATTTTTgggcttattttattaagttgacCATAGCTTTCACCATTTGAATGATGCGAAATTTCTCTGACGTGTGTATGAGCAACTTCGTATGTGTTTTCACAAGGTATGTCTTCTGGATCTTCTTCTCTTAATTGAGCGTCTATTCTCTCTGATTTTCTCaaacatttacttatatttatatccgGTAACGAGTAGTATTGATTTTCTATAAAAGTTGTAACAAAAGGTTCagtggttatattttttgttgatgtGCAATAGCTATCTTCATTGTAGTCTttgcatttaataaatgtgtttGTTACATAACTTTCATTTGTgggtgtttttatttttacttttttggaTTCACGAGGTTTCCTGttaaaagaatgtttttttaagtcagcaaatgtttgtttttgaaCTTTGGTATAGATAGGATCTGTGTCAAGCGTTTGAGTTTCAGAATGGATTGTAGGTGAATTCACAGACGCGTTTTGTGAATCACAGTATTCGTCAATTTTCTCAGCAAGTGAATTTGCTAAGTATTCTAATTTGTGTGATTTATCCGTTGAAGATGCAATAGATATTGATATATAGGATGTAATACTATCAGCTGGACTAGAAATGTTTTCGTCGTTTTCAGAAATTGTCGACTGACTGTCTGAATCTTTTTTCTCTTGTTTGTTTTCTTCTGTTGATTTATTCTCTTTCTCTATGTTATAACTCTGCTTACTTTGTAAAGATACCTTATCGGGTGATTCTGCTTTATAAATCTTCTCAGAatttaagacaattttttCATTACCAACTGTTTGAGTTAATATGTTATGTTCTTTAACCGAAGAGCATTCTATTTTAGACTTGTCTTCTTCGTTATCGCTGTCTGGCTCGTCAGTACTAATGTATAGATCTTTACTATTATTAGGCGATGCTATAGATCTATCTGTTTCTGGAGAACTtcctttatagttttttaaatgggCTTCAAAGTTATAATGTTTTCTAACGTAGTTAGAATCTAAGCTATCGATTTCACTTGGATTACGTGAGTGGCCGATACTTTCTTCAGAGCCGTTGGTTTGCTTCGTTTCACCATGTAAATTAGGCCAACTTCCGCTAATAGACCGGGAATGATGGCTCTCGTTTCTTGATACAACGTCCTCCTTTGCAGAATTATTTTCTACGTTATCAGGAGGATTTGAGGGTTCTTCGTCTACTCTTTGTCTATTTATATCTCCGAAACAAGATACAGTACTGTCGATATAAATGCCTTCCAAAACTTCTTCCTTGGTTTGGTATTTTGCACGACCAATTAATCTGAAATTGATAGGAAATAtctaaatgtaaaacaaaacgcatttatgttattctaaataataagtatgatatttatatattccaaGTTGGATAcagaatagaaaattatattttaataaaaaaaaattatgtcggtcttattttaaattctaaagcaataaatagaataatgatAAATACTTCAAATACCTGTCTCTAAAACAAGGTTTGTCAAATAAACGGGCACGCGGTATAAGTTGAGACCGCTTAGTTTTGGGATGATTTTGAATCTGAAGATCTGTAAATGTTTCCTCTCTTATTACAGCTAGACTCCTGCTACGACGTAAATTTGAACCTTCGACGTCTTTATGTTTGCACAATCTTCCGTAACTAGCACTGAACTCAGTGTCCGAATTTGGAAAGCGTTTCTGTAAAAATTCCTCAGCAGCCTTAGATCGTGTGAGATGCTGATAAAATTCGTCTTGAGGTAGCTGTAACGGAAGCTTGTAATATTCAGCGAGTTTACTCTGATACTTGTCCtcctttttgattttattttcacagtctttatctttattagaaaatttccGCTTTTTAGTATTTTCGTCTTGACTCTTTTTGGATTCTAGTGAATTTCGTGGATTGTCAAATTCTAATGTTTCTGTGGGATTTTCAAAGTATTGAATGTCAGCAACTGTGTTTGCCACGGGTCTATGTTCGTCTTGACTCGATTTCCTTTCAACAAAATCTCTAAGACGGCTTCTTGTAGAACTTGTATTGGATGTGACGCTTTCTGGTCGTTTTATTGGAATTTCTGTATTAGACGAAGATCTTCTGAAAAGGCTCGTCCTAATGGACCCGAAATCACATTCGTCTTGACAGGAAGCCGCTGAGAAGTTTTGAGTCCTTATACGGTCAACGTGATTCTGACTAGAATACGACGCGACCGAGTCCACCGAGTGCCTGAAACGGACAACGTCGAAGATTAGATTAAGAATGAGTCTCGTTTGGGTTTTGTTGCGATAGCATTATTTACATGAGATACGTGAAATAAAGTACTGTCTTAATGTACAAAAaagcatataatttaaataaacaggtCATTTGAAGGACATAGGTACGAACAgcaaatttatatagttatgtGATTAAAGCCGCTACAAGGCtctgtaatttattgtttctacAACTTTCGCAGTTAGATCTGGCTCCAGGCCAGATCTCTATCCTCATCAGTACGGTGACGCAGGTGactcttataaaaaatctaaatatatctcAGTTACGACTAATACATTGCTTAGATCAACTGCAGACCAACTGTTCCCGtgcaaaaataaacattaaaatgccAAAAATATGTACACACTGTTgatagaaatgaaaattagTATAACTATGTACGAACGTTTTTGTAGAGGtactataaacatttaacatttttaatgataactaTAATGCACACTCATTTATTACTACAGTAGACACTTGAATAAAGTACGCCACTTGAAAAGCTGCCAAGAGTGGCGTCTCGACGCCCTAATGACTGTATGCTAAGCTATCTTTGCTGATGAAGGGTCGGTGTGAAATATAGTAACTATTTCATACGGCAGTTTAAACCATCGATTTATGTAAAGTAAATTACCAGGAATTCGTcgagtatataaaataaatatagattttagttttaatgatCAAATGACTCGCATTACTTGatacaacaaataaagaaTCTTGTATTTCTCAGCGGTTTGCGCAGTTGCTATgggttttttgttattatattattcaggACTTAAGAAAGGGTGCCACCGCTTCAACAGTAGGTACTCGCACCCTTaagaatatcaaataaatattcatgatCCAGAACCTCACGTCACTTTCTACTGAAACCCTTAGGAACTATATTTTAACCGTTATGAAAAGGAAATATATGGCTGacgtgaaaaaataatttcaaaatatttcttgtatatttttagttaactatttgtataaatgagtatttttttttgctagtaATCCTGATTTTTGATGGAAAtggaatgtttaaaaaatgacaTATATTTGTGTGGTTTTAAGGCAATAattttttcctataaaatCGTGCCATAGCCAAGCACAAACAATAACAAGACTGACGGCTTGGTCATTTTCACAATTGGATTGACAACGAGGCCAATATTGAAAAATCATTCATTATTATAGCAGATTGAGAATTTCAAagggtttttaaataatcatttaaattgtaaattaattttaattttcttttcttttttatttctaaaaggTTCATTaaagtttcattatttttatttttatacagaaagtatgatttatatacttatctaCACATCTATTAAAGAAGATAAACTTTGCTAAAATACTGTTATCagaatagttaaatatatttttaatataatgaaagaaCACTATTCAATAAGATTTTCTAGGTtcttatatatagttatattatattaaataaaaaatatataatttttgaatctaTACATTTCATATCTCAGCTAAAGTTCTCAATgttattagtaatttataaatgatttatgtatGCTGTCTTGTACGTATCAGTGTGAATTAGATTTTGGTCATTCACAGATACCTAGAGTTTCCTATTtagttcttaaataatttttatatcaagcaaaaagtgataaataaaaaaaaacatatcgcTATACAATTCACACTAcacattcatttttaatttactataaagttTATAACAAACTGTTTAAACTAAGATAAAAAAGATtcagtagaaaataaattaattttttattcataacccGTATTTCACatcatatttgtttacaataaatgtCTCTCAGTCGCTTTAAAGCTATTTCACACTCACAAGGCCAGATAAAAGTTCCTCTGATTCCCGTTCAGTgtcaaagttttatatttagagaTGTGAAAATGTGGTTATTTAAAAGACGGTCGAATAGAAGACGTTTTTTATCGAACTATGTTTCGTATGCTATATgtccttattatttaaagatggCTATGTTCTTTTACTTCATAacatactttaaaatgatGTCCGTATTGATTTCACATCGATAAATCATTTCTACAGCATTCATCTTTTTTCTATGTCTGCGGCCTCCTTTCTTTCGTGATAGTCCATTTGCGATCTATGCTcgcgatacaattccacttaataatttcctagtcacattaatatatgacaaaagatttaaaatatcaacgtTTTGCGGAtttgaatataacattttaaaaacatatatgctCCAGTGAACGTCATTTTCcactatattaaattcgtcTGAATGTGGAgtaaattttatgtgaattCCGTCGCAACTAGAacgttttgaatataatacaaagttATGAGATTTGTCGTGTTACGTTTTcttgtattgttataaaaaacattttacttaaTCATTCTCTTTCAGAGCAtttattggtataaaaaatttatataatgtatgttaaaattaaggaTGTTATGCAAATATTGTATCTCttacgttttaataattaattcttatactggatttgaatattgaaatatcgTAAGCTGTTCAGTCAGTTGTAATAGAATACACTTCACACTGCACCATACATTataccttaaaatatacactttattatagttataaataaatacataactaTGCTATAAAGTGATGTCTCAGCTGTCAGATGTTGGTTTGTACTATAGTAGACCGTAGTAGACGAGATATTATAcgcctgaatataatataattgacgtTAGAAATTCTTTGTGTTTCcaataatcaataattccAGATAGTTTACTTCGTATATAGTTTGTTAAGTTATGGAATCTGTTAGAGATTACATCATCTCCTGGAtccaattacaatatttatgttgtCTGGCCTTGATTGTACCGGCAACTTAATCAGAGTTTAGACTCTAGTCccatattagtttttattgatCAGGACTTGCGGGATAAGCAACGAGTGTCTCTCTTAGTAACTTATTCTATGTATTCTTATTCATTTATCTCGGTTTAccgttaaaataatcaataataattttaacttcacACGTTTTCTCcacaagttttaattatttatgatgcTTTGATAATCAAAAggaaaaggaaataaatagtacaaaataaattcagaGTTATACGAAATTTTGTCACCGCAACAGGTTGTGCGACacgtacatattttataataaaaattttctgtgacgaaatttatttacaattgtgTTTGGACACGTtccagtttatttttaaatgtttatcttGGGCTTTAAATTAGTCACAGAAAGTTAAGGaaggatattaaataaatggaaGTGAAGGTATAAAAGTTTTACGTTTTATTCCGATCAAGCTTGTGATATGcactaaattttatatgattaaatatacacacacatatataattgtagtcataaagcaaatttaaaaagcaattcAAAAGGTCAAAAGGTcaaatttaatgtcaaaaaacGTTATGTTTCAGACAGATTTATTCGActgattttgtattttattttttgtaattataactgtGTCTCGTTCACCTCGTCTGATAACTCGCTGTTCAGTTGATACGCTAACTTGTTTGAGGCAAAAactctatataattatagaaataaagtgATTCGTGTCGCAAAGTTCTAATTGgaagttattaaaaacgaCCTCGATCGGGTGAGTTCACTGTAACACTTACTAAATtatgttacttatatatactttaaggtatttttattgggacaataatttatataattattacgtgtataaatatgtaatttttttttaaagattgaGATAAAACAGTACCGCTTTTTACACCACATCGTTTAAGAGACCATAAGCA is part of the Danaus plexippus chromosome 11, MEX_DaPlex, whole genome shotgun sequence genome and harbors:
- the LOC116765519 gene encoding protein javelin is translated as MGAGHSAEGDGATSDPPTHNRRKTHNRRRRHSVDSVASYSSQNHVDRIRTQNFSAASCQDECDFGSIRTSLFRRSSSNTEIPIKRPESVTSNTSSTRSRLRDFVERKSSQDEHRPVANTVADIQYFENPTETLEFDNPRNSLESKKSQDENTKKRKFSNKDKDCENKIKKEDKYQSKLAEYYKLPLQLPQDEFYQHLTRSKAAEEFLQKRFPNSDTEFSASYGRLCKHKDVEGSNLRRSRSLAVIREETFTDLQIQNHPKTKRSQLIPRARLFDKPCFRDRLIGRAKYQTKEEVLEGIYIDSTVSCFGDINRQRVDEEPSNPPDNVENNSAKEDVVSRNESHHSRSISGSWPNLHGETKQTNGSEESIGHSRNPSEIDSLDSNYVRKHYNFEAHLKNYKGSSPETDRSIASPNNSKDLYISTDEPDSDNEEDKSKIECSSVKEHNILTQTVGNEKIVLNSEKIYKAESPDKVSLQSKQSYNIEKENKSTEENKQEKKDSDSQSTISENDENISSPADSITSYISISIASSTDKSHKLEYLANSLAEKIDEYCDSQNASVNSPTIHSETQTLDTDPIYTKVQKQTFADLKKHSFNRKPRESKKVKIKTPTNESYVTNTFIKCKDYNEDSYCTSTKNITTEPFVTTFIENQYYSLPDINISKCLRKSERIDAQLREEDPEDIPCENTYEVAHTHVREISHHSNGESYGQLNKISPKISHKSQVDIEDNSSYYKEDSEPQLLQNFTKLEDDLKSIITIDSSYADDTIYYQLDHHQNEREVNEIEGTIRNNKIITKSESLKLVSNISNKPEIKLLKSLSNDNINTSLQRKRNKTGIHKHYSLRQRNPTGTESIRIPSPHQVEKSFSKPIHRKISNLSFSDQIKNHSLISRVQSFKTSPDSNVSIIPLSGHQTIVIDPPTQSIPEQQTKYSVKEKQPESNDNINSKPSYQNPTTIKITTNTEDGTCENKIFTNNITGDPFITIKLNKIVKKNIPKLNSSLYESAVENQYQRPPSKLVINDSNNNLADTNLSITMTRPQVLQVIDSKNKKLNEVVADKNKKGISAVKMNNLESKNDFKESKFENNNVKEKLNNAIKTDIEYQEKINSVKNYWSKLIEKSPEYQNKEDDKDKTEGTVENINEENANRDENDNNNHKCVPEVSVGSIIKTLESAKIVDSVKKINQTKLQLWKEETEKVKSDSEIEEAPVEKIVKDTTRTIYDHPKIEKPSTKSEQEICRDTPDIEIVELSSDNQNQKTQATLIKAKGYEKGCDEFDHVRYKVMKSELFKNSMIANYRKEAQFDGLLQYLQDYSFQELLVNNNIVIIEPVRTKVEPAPRKNTTDTCKIPPTLLKKPDCTSQVDKSKNAIRRHFFYHPIRVNKEIIEEELPNPDTVKKVRNLFEDTLKMKSPMTHDPPLIDENSGLTRRATSYRNLSEEVKVNKVDGRKKITRQLTIDTNVGNKKWDNASLSSGVSSGDLSSNNEYETDGLSPYSQKTIKDNVYSSSDEYLCDSASQDFCCESQYVSPDILKKIRDCGTSVTYYGGKVLNSKPGSTVSPMTKAIMDEIKSLQKNCSRDCYSCQTKCRGDKCSCLAADKHRQLTAKQNAEKETPRHGKLKQMEFPGFKFKLVKSNSCSSRLELTGTDEGRNPRLKYRKQNSKEDPPLVHDEENSVKNKICRLESYSKGMAKTPFQNKDNDTIPRTTNAKEVKEDAIAKPIDESNSIQATNIPMDNVQDTREDMRHATQTDKQDNDDPHSFEKKFYYVNDSVEQRNVPVGKFGEMIFEEFEVLENCYDSLNSNKSP